From Myxocyprinus asiaticus isolate MX2 ecotype Aquarium Trade chromosome 49, UBuf_Myxa_2, whole genome shotgun sequence, a single genomic window includes:
- the LOC127438603 gene encoding gastrula zinc finger protein XlCGF57.1-like, with product MEVKEESQELEILSQTENKFKQKNTDRAEAKNSFTCSQCGKSFIFTGHLEIHMRIHTGEKPYTCDQCGKSFAHKNNFKTHKRIHTGVKPYTCDKCGNSFAQKQSLTIHMRVHTGEKPYTCDQCGKSFAQKGALNGHMRVHTGEKPYTCDQCGKRFRCRKSLKNHMRIHTGEKPHTCDQCGKSFTCKAILKKHIIIHTEKKPYTCDKCGSSFAQKHSLTIHMRMHTGEKPHTCDQCGKSFTQKQSLTIHKRVHTGEKPYTCHQCGKSFAQKGALDGHMRVHTGEKPHTCDQCGKSFPWSKCLHNHLLSHTGERPFYCDQCGKNFILESALKQHLKVHTKEKPYVCSDCGKSFAMRSSLKQHQKTHTGVKDHVCFQCEKTFTRVSHLKEHQRIHTGEKPYKCSHCDKRFTLTSYVKRHEKIHTREKPYHCPPCGKSFYQSSHLQTHMKKLHPQFSG from the coding sequence ATGGAAGTGAAGGAGGAAAGTCAAGAGCTGGAAATACTTTCACAGACTGAAAACAAGTTCAAACAGAAAAATACTGACAGAGCAGAAGCCAAAAACTCTTTCACCTGcagtcagtgtggaaagagtttcatattTACAGGACACCTTGAGATTCACatgagaatccacactggagagaaaccgtacacatgtgatcagtgtggaaagagttttgcacataaAAACAACTTTAAGACGCAcaaaagaattcatactggagtaaagccttacacatgtgataagtgtggaaatagttttgcacaaaaacagtccCTTACGATtcacatgagagttcacactggagagaagccttacacatgtgatcagtgtggaaagagttttgcacaaaaAGGAGCACTCAATGgacacatgagagttcacactggagagaagccgtacacatgtgatcagtgtggaaagagattcAGATGTCGAAAAAGTCTTAAAAACCACATGAGAatacacactggagagaagccgcaCACATgcgatcagtgtggaaagagtttcacatgtAAAGCAATCCTTAAGAAACACATAATAATTCACACTGAAAAGAAACCATACacatgtgataagtgtggaagtagttttgcacaaaaacattCCCTTACTATTCACATGAGAatgcacactggagagaagccgcacacatgtgatcagtgtggaaagagtttcacacaaaaacaatCCCTTACGATTCACAagagagttcacactggagagaaaccgtacacttgccatcagtgtggaaagagttttgcacaaaaAGGAGCACTCGATGgacacatgagagttcacactggagagaagccacacacgtgtgatcagtgtggaaagagtttcccATGGTCAAAATGTCTCCACAATCATCTGCTCTCTCACACTGGAGAAAGACCATTTTACTGCGATCAGTGTGGTAAAAATTTTATTCTGGAATCAGCCCTGAAGCAACACCTGAAAGTTCatacaaaagaaaagccataTGTGTGTTCtgattgtggaaagagttttgcaatgCGGAGCAGTTTGAAACAGCACCAGAAAACACACACCGGTGTGAAAGACCATGTATGCTTTCAGTGTGAAAAGACTTTTACTAGAGTCAGCCATTTGAAAGAGCACCAGaggattcacactggagaaaaaccttacaagtgttcacactgtgacaAGAGATTCACTCTGACGTCTTACGTGAAAAGACATGAGAAGATCCACACTAGAGAGAAACCGTACCACTGCCCtccatgtgggaagagtttctaCCAATCAAGTCATCTACAGACTCATATGAAAAAGCTTCATCCACAGTTCTCAGGGTGA